A window from Plasmodium malariae genome assembly, contig: PmUG01_00_27, whole genome shotgun sequence encodes these proteins:
- the PmUG01_00051500 gene encoding Plasmodium exported protein (PHIST), unknown function, giving the protein MSSYCSDRRTRFLFLKIPVTLNSMIRKNSFASTLEESKKKKVNKRNMSNNLVFLSIFNILLFGLLFRLEQQDKDFKESTESFKAAFSNFIGSRKLSDRFFGKTVDNENGNLEEEEDIVLNNKLELKEHKNYYVPLNYINNNLSETFEDTPNYETVRKNEKQKKKIINNCDYEHYDVDNLEYLSELTEDDVNKRIISLGEYVDVKDMFVLWNYTNGFERIKYINMQKNIIQYCEDLATITNIPRKVKTEEWTKVYYFMKDELFYKEREFYKEFYDFLQNGPCQTKVFVQFINDMKLEWRNFRRGINSVCMEMINSEFNCY; this is encoded by the exons atgtcATCATATTGTAGTGATAGAAGAACGAGGTTTCTTTTTCTAAAGATACCTGTAACGTTAAATAGTATGATTAGAAAAAACTCTTTTGCAAGCACTTTAGAGgagagtaaaaaaaaaaaggttaatAAAAGGAATATGAGTAATAATTTAGTATTTCTAtctatttttaacatattgCTTTTTGGGTTATTATTTCGTTTAGAACAACAG GATAAAGATTTCAAGGAAAGCACTGAAAGTTTCAAAGCAGCGTTTAGCAATTTCATTGGTTCAAGGAAACTGTCTGATagattttttggaaaaactGTGGATAACGAAAATGGTAACTTAGAAGAAGAGGAGGACATAGTGTTAAATAATAAGTTAGAATTAaaagaacataaaaattactatgtgccattaaattatataaataataatcttAGTGAAACGTTTGAAGATACACCGAATTATGAAACTgttagaaaaaatgaaaaacaaaaaaaaaaaattataaataattgtgATTATGAACATTACGATGTAGATAATTTAGAATATCTTAGTGAGCTAACAGAAGATGatgtaaataaaagaataataagtTTAGGCGAATATGTAGATGTTAAAGATATGTTTGTATTATGGAATTATACTAATGGTTTTGagagaataaaatatattaacatgcAGAAAAACATAATACAATATTGTGAAGATTTAGCAACTATTACTAATATACcaagaaaagtaaaaactGAAGAATGGACaaaagtttattattttatgaaagaTGAACTTTTCTATAAAGAACGAGAATTCTATAAGGAATTTTATGATTTCCTTCAAAATGGTCCTTGTCAGACTAAAGTATTTGTTCaatttataaatgatatgAAACTCGAATGGAGGAATTTTAGGAGGGGCATTAATAGTGTATGTATGGAGATGATAAATTCGGAGTTCAATTGCTACTAA